One genomic region from Quercus robur chromosome 4, dhQueRobu3.1, whole genome shotgun sequence encodes:
- the LOC126721331 gene encoding uncharacterized protein LOC126721331, which translates to MAKSSKNKELDVSIVDSLVSEAANLQSPSKSIKLKANDKAVSIMYNLGLVGKILADKVINKNAVKAILLKAWSTAKGVQIVDLSDNIYLFKFAAEGDRKRVIELGPWNIEGFPLILKPWDQKLQVRDIDFSFIQLWVQIHNLPIEYMSKENAENIGNLLGKVLEVDFTGDGLVCMSRFLRVKVEFEVSKPLKSGFFLDRDSLPDIWIQLRYERVEDFCFKCGKLGHVKVRCSSSVQKMLNEPQGFGPWMKAETQGKRTSRWVEFLSEICNEDEDSNPEPTRSPPSVVVDDVEHVLNSDETGEHIISSDALGTSTDQFPTNFESLAALVTSNPVHLEKIINLHNQTQPESHVKFKENNTISTCLVQSALTSLIPMDIEQTENPKYPTYSQPFLN; encoded by the coding sequence ATGGCAAAATCATCCAAAAATAAAGAACTAGATGTATCCATAGTGGATTCTCTAGTCAGTGAAGCAGCCAATTTACAAAGCCCCAGTAAATCCATAAAGCTGAAGGCCAACGATAAGGCAGTCAGCATAATGTATAACTTGGGTCTAGTTGGTAAGATTCTGGCAGATAAAGTCATAAATAAGAATGCAGTCAAAGCTATTCTCTTGAAAGCATGGAGTACGGCTAAAGGAGTTCAAATTGTGGACCTAAGTGACAATATATATCTCTTCAAGTTTGCTGCTGAAGGCGACAGGAAAAGGGtcattgagcttgggccatggaACATAGAGGGATTTCCTCTCATCCTTAAACCATGGGATCAGAAACTCCAGGTAAGAGATATTGACTTCTCTTTCATTCAATTGTGGGTTCAAATTCATAATTTACCTATAGAATATATGTCAAAAGAAAATGCAGAAAATATTGGAAATCTTTTGGGAAAAGTTTTAGAGGTAGACTTCACAGGTGATGGCTTGGTGTGTATGAGCCGATTTTTGAGGGTCAAGGTGGAATTTGAAGTGAGTAAACCACTAAAAAGTGGTTTTTTCCTGGATAGAGATTCTCTGCCTGACATCTGGATCCAGCTAAGATATGAGAGAGTGGAGgacttttgttttaaatgtggTAAGCTGGGACATGTTAAAGTCAGATGTAGTTCATCAGTGCAGAAGATGTTGAATGAACCTCAGGGGTTTGGACCTTGGATGAAAGCTGAAACTCAAGGAAAAAGAACCTCTAGGTGGGTAGAGTTCCTCTCGGAGATATGTAATGAAGATGAGGATAGCAATCCAGAGCCAACAAGGTCTCCTCCTTCAGTGGTGGTAGATGATGTGGAGCATGTGTTGAACAGTGATGAAACAGGGGAACACATCATCAGCTCTGATGCCTTGGGAACCTCGACAGATCAATTCCCTACAAATTTTGAAAGTCTAGCAGCCCTTGTCACCTCAAATCCTGTTCACCTAGAAAAAATCATCAACCTCCACAACCAAACCCAACCAGAGTCCCACgtcaaattcaaagaaaacaATACCATTAGCACATGCTTGGTTCAATCTGCATTAACCTCCCTAATCCCAATGGACATTGAACAAACTGAAAATCCAAAGTACCCAACTTATAGTCAGCCATTTCTGAACTAG